The following are from one region of the SAR202 cluster bacterium genome:
- a CDS encoding PGF-pre-PGF domain-containing protein: PIDQILARYSQPIPKAKVIVADVLQLPQNVPALPSRKVVSHYMTLSPEGFTETQMVAAHVTMFVEKAWLQANDLHEWSVEFSRFDTAKGTWEPAPAKRQREDETRVFYTVAIPGFSLWAITGSSEVQENRFDVDNLKLSTYTLQQGQTSVARFQVTNLTNQAADYFGTLWLNSQVDQTQRVTVPANGTVTVTFNIAPSIGTYEVRVDRLLADANLVVSAQQATATPVPPTATAVPPTATPTRTPAPPTATATLVPPTPTATPAPGVTPVAPTATAVPPTAVPPTATAVPPTATAVVVAPTATTPPAVVPTPTITPPVEEGGGISPIVIVLGLAVLIGLGAAAWYFLIRPKPGAPV; the protein is encoded by the coding sequence CCAATCGACCAGATACTTGCGCGCTACTCGCAGCCTATTCCGAAAGCGAAGGTAATTGTCGCGGATGTTCTGCAGCTTCCCCAGAACGTTCCGGCGCTACCCAGCAGGAAGGTTGTATCGCACTACATGACTCTGTCGCCTGAAGGGTTCACTGAAACCCAGATGGTGGCAGCCCATGTGACCATGTTTGTGGAGAAGGCCTGGCTGCAAGCCAACGATCTGCATGAGTGGTCCGTGGAGTTCAGCCGGTTCGATACGGCAAAGGGGACTTGGGAACCCGCTCCGGCCAAGAGGCAGCGCGAGGATGAGACCCGCGTGTTTTACACGGTAGCGATCCCGGGATTCTCGCTGTGGGCCATCACCGGCAGCAGCGAAGTCCAGGAGAACCGCTTTGACGTTGATAACCTTAAGCTTTCTACCTACACCCTTCAGCAGGGCCAGACGTCGGTTGCAAGGTTCCAGGTTACAAACCTGACCAACCAGGCGGCGGACTACTTTGGCACGTTGTGGCTGAACTCGCAGGTCGATCAGACCCAGCGCGTAACCGTCCCTGCTAATGGCACGGTCACTGTTACGTTCAACATCGCGCCGAGCATCGGCACCTACGAAGTTCGCGTGGACAGGCTGCTTGCGGACGCCAACCTGGTGGTTTCGGCTCAGCAGGCAACAGCTACGCCGGTGCCGCCCACTGCGACCGCTGTGCCTCCGACAGCGACGCCCACGAGGACGCCGGCGCCGCCGACGGCTACAGCGACCCTCGTGCCGCCGACGCCGACGGCAACACCCGCGCCGGGCGTTACGCCGGTGGCCCCGACAGCCACGGCGGTCCCGCCGACTGCGGTGCCTCCGACTGCGACGGCCGTGCCTCCCACAGCAACGGCTGTTGTGGTAGCACCGACGGCTACCACGCCGCCGGCGGTAGTGCCTACGCCGACAATTACGCCTCCGGTTGAGGAGGGCGGCGGCATAAGCCCGATTGTAATCGTGCTGGGCCTCGCAGTCCTTATCGGCCTGGGCGCGGCAGCCTGGTACTTCCTGATCAGGCCCAAGCCGGGCGCGCCGGTATAG